Proteins found in one Erythrobacter sp. 3-20A1M genomic segment:
- the fdxA gene encoding ferredoxin FdxA has product MTYVVTDACIKCKYTDCVEVCPVDCFYEGETMLVINPSECIDCGVCEPECPAEAILPDTEDGLEKWLELNTKYSAAWPNITQQKDPPEDADEHKGEEDKYEKYFTADPGEGD; this is encoded by the coding sequence ATGACCTACGTCGTCACCGACGCTTGCATCAAATGCAAATACACCGACTGCGTGGAGGTGTGCCCCGTCGACTGCTTCTACGAAGGCGAGACGATGCTGGTGATCAACCCCAGCGAGTGCATCGACTGCGGCGTGTGCGAACCGGAATGCCCGGCGGAAGCCATCCTGCCCGATACCGAGGACGGGCTCGAGAAATGGCTCGAGCTCAATACCAAGTACTCGGCCGCGTGGCCCAACATCACGCAGCAGAAGGACCCGCCCGAGGATGCCGACGAGCATAAGGGCGAGGAAGACAAGTACGAGAAGTACTTCACCGCAGACCCCGGCGAAGGCGACTGA
- a CDS encoding head GIN domain-containing protein has translation MLKSALRTLAPALFLAAAPLLTACGQANMNINGEDGMPLAELDMTGEVPSKIVLAGPDTVIVNPGEKLAITVDGDGTAKDELRFSLKNGTLGIMRKSQGGWTDASSTVRVTMPNPQSAVVAGSGTLELPGMAQNAGIVIAGSGTATVKTLSATQLSVTVGGAGKLVASGTAETLELTIAGSGEADMRGLQVDRAEVTIAGSGNAAFASDGRVEATIVGSGTVDVAGNATCTIKAMGSGSLNCSGGTRTKTGEAPAAPAAPDAPNAPRGPDTPSSATAPEAPAPPTPSEN, from the coding sequence ATGCTCAAATCGGCTCTAAGGACACTCGCGCCGGCACTTTTCTTGGCCGCCGCGCCGCTGCTGACCGCATGCGGACAGGCGAACATGAATATCAACGGCGAGGATGGCATGCCGCTGGCCGAGCTGGATATGACGGGTGAAGTCCCCAGCAAAATCGTTCTCGCCGGGCCGGACACGGTCATCGTGAACCCGGGTGAGAAGTTGGCTATTACCGTCGATGGTGATGGCACCGCCAAGGATGAGCTGCGCTTCTCGCTCAAGAACGGGACACTGGGCATCATGCGCAAGTCGCAAGGCGGCTGGACCGATGCTTCCTCCACCGTTCGCGTCACGATGCCCAACCCGCAATCCGCCGTCGTCGCTGGATCGGGCACGCTCGAATTGCCCGGTATGGCGCAGAATGCGGGCATCGTCATTGCAGGTAGCGGCACCGCCACCGTCAAAACACTCTCGGCCACGCAGCTCTCGGTTACCGTCGGGGGTGCCGGAAAGCTCGTCGCTTCGGGCACGGCGGAAACACTGGAGCTGACGATCGCCGGCTCGGGAGAAGCGGACATGCGGGGGCTCCAGGTCGATCGCGCCGAAGTCACCATCGCCGGGTCGGGCAATGCCGCATTCGCGTCCGACGGCCGCGTCGAGGCGACAATAGTCGGATCGGGCACGGTCGACGTCGCGGGCAATGCGACCTGCACGATCAAGGCGATGGGATCTGGCTCTCTCAATTGCTCGGGCGGCACGCGAACGAAGACCGGTGAGGCACCTGCCGCTCCAGCTGCACCCGATGCCCCCAACGCGCCGCGCGGGCCCGACACCCCTTCCTCTGCGACCGCTCCCGAAGCACCTGCTCCGCCGACACCGAGCGAAAATTAA
- a CDS encoding CarD family transcriptional regulator codes for MAASKAPAFDVGDYVVYPKHGVGRVIELQNEEIAGMQLELYVLRFEKERMTLRVPMNKIESIGMRKLSSDKTLKEAMETLKGKPKVKRTMWSRRAQEYEAKINSGDLVSIAEVTRDLFRPDDQPEQSYSERQIFEAASSRLARELAAMEKTDEPAALEKILDILREHAPQYYENSEDA; via the coding sequence ATGGCAGCCAGCAAGGCTCCGGCGTTCGATGTCGGTGACTATGTCGTTTACCCGAAGCACGGCGTGGGCCGTGTGATCGAATTGCAGAACGAAGAAATCGCAGGGATGCAGCTGGAGCTCTACGTGCTCCGTTTCGAGAAGGAACGCATGACGCTGCGCGTTCCGATGAACAAGATCGAATCGATCGGCATGCGCAAGCTTTCCAGCGACAAGACGCTGAAGGAAGCGATGGAGACCCTGAAGGGCAAGCCCAAGGTCAAGCGTACCATGTGGAGCCGTCGTGCGCAGGAATACGAAGCCAAGATCAACTCCGGCGATCTCGTGTCCATCGCCGAGGTGACGCGCGACCTGTTCCGCCCCGACGACCAGCCCGAACAGAGCTATTCCGAGCGGCAGATTTTCGAAGCGGCTTCCAGCCGCCTGGCGCGCGAACTTGCCGCGATGGAAAAGACCGACGAGCCGGCGGCGCTCGAGAAGATCCTCGACATCCTGCGCGAGCATGCGCCGCAATATTACGAGAACAGCGAAGACGCCTGA